The Lactuca sativa cultivar Salinas chromosome 2, Lsat_Salinas_v11, whole genome shotgun sequence genome includes the window caaacttttgctatgtctaataccatttagacaatctacacaccaattcatgataatcttcattcatacctacttccaatatatgaacgattgtggacaatttgaataattcgattattcttaataagctcaattattctggaagtcaaaacatgcaaagtgaaacaatagttaaacaattaacataagacagtaacattactcataaataatactattttatttaatcatcaaatgttaattacatttatctattacacgtttccaatactactatctaatctatactaatatcatccttcagcccaatactcctagcatgctacaagtgcttaaccctactcagtcccttcgtaagcggatctgctgggttatcttctgatgatatcctcttcactacgagttgtccttcttctatacgatgtctaataaagtgatattttttgtcgatatgtcgagatctaccatgatccctcggttccttggtcaaggcaaccgctccttcattatcacagaaaatctccatgggctcctttatggcaggtacaactccaagatcaccgatgaagttcttcaaccatattgcctccttcgacgcttcgcttgctgcaatgtactctgattcccacgttgaatcagctacggtttcctgcttggaacttttccaagttactgctcctccattcagggtaaagacccagcccgactgcgaacggtagttgtccctgtcagtctgaaaactggcgtcactataccctcgcaccttcaagtcatcactccctccgaggactaagaaccattcattcatcctccgaaggtacttaaggatattcttgaccgcaatccaatgggctctgccagggttcccttgatatctgctaaccatgctcaaagcaaaggctacatcagggcgagtacaagtcatagcatacatgattgagccaactgcggaagcgtatggtactcgactcatttctgctatttcaactttagtactcggactttgagtcttactcaacttggcattactttgtatcggtaattctcccttcttcgagttttccatactaaaacgtttcagtactttatctaagtaagtattctgactaagtcctattagtctctcacttcgttctctcactatccttattcccaaaatataggaagcctctccgaggtccttcatagcgaagcacttcccgagccaggatttaacctcctgtagagtcgggacgtcgtttcctatgagtagtatgtcatcgacatacaaaacgaggaagcttactatactcccactggctttgacatatacacatgattcatcttcgcttcgtacaaatccaaactctttgactttctcatcgaaacaaagactccatctgcgagacgcttgcttaagtccataaatggacttctcaagcttacacactctatttggatgcttcggatcgacaaaaccctctggctgagccatgtaaacatcctcagccaactttccattaaggaagacggttttgacatccatttgccaaatctcataatcatgaaatgcggcaatagctagcatcactctaatagactttatcttcgcaactggtgagaatgtctcatcatagtcaactccgggagtttgagtaaagcccttcgcaaccaatcgcgccttatatgtgtgtacgtttccatccacatcggtcttcttattgaagatccatttgcacccaacggtcttacgtccgggcatattatcaaccaaattccaaacttggttgtcatacatggactggatctcgctgtccattgcctctttccattttgcagactccgggcctgccatggcttccttatagctattaggttcatcaaggtttattagtgtaccatcactaatatacgtatccccttcggtagtaatatgaaaaccataaaactgcggttgaactctaactctttcagatcgtctaagaggtaatgactcgtcaatcggttcaaccggagtttcctcctcgggttgagtgccagcggtagaggtaccttcatctatcgactcttgaatctcttcaagctcgatttgcccccactgtctccttgtcttatgagttctcgctctcggaaaactcctctcctcgcaacgaagacaacattgtccttcggtctatagaagagatatccaaaggatttctgcgggtagtcgatgaaaatacatcgctcactacgaggttcgagcttatcgtgagtatctcgtcttataaaagcctcgcaaccccaaaccttaatatgtgctaacgagggagctttccctgtccacatctcgtgaggtgtttcggcaaccttcttagtagggactcggttaaggatatgggcgccagtctctaaggcatacccccaaaaagagataggtagtgaagcacgactcatcatagagcgaaccatgtctaacaagtttcaattacgcctttctgccacaccattcaactgcggtgtcctaggtggcgtcaattgtgaaactattccacactccttgagatagtcatggaattcaagacttaggtactctcctcctcgattggatcgaagcatcttgattttcctgcccaattgattctccacttcattcttgaactctttgaacttttcaaatgtttctgactttttcttgattaagtagatgtacccatatctactatagtcattggtaaaagtcacatagatgcggtttccatccttcgtggttgatctaaacggtccacatacatcgatatgtttgaggtccaatagaccctcacccctctcacatgtactagtgaagggtgatttagtcatctttccaagaaaacaagactcgcatgtgtcatcttccctaaggtcgaatgactccaacactccatccttttggagttgggctatgcgcttcttgttgacatgtccaagacgacaatgccacaaggatgctctatccataccattggaagaatccatgcataaaacatcatttcctaagttatctacaatcataatagtttcataaattccattacacggtattgcttcaaaatataagacaccatttagataagcaagaatagaaccattctcattattaaaacaaaatctaaaaccttgtctaaacaaaccatgaaatgaaatgatgtttcttgccatttctggcgaatagcatcaattgttcaaatctaaacataaaccattcctaagcactaaagaatacactccaatcttggtcacaggcgacgatcttctgttccccatgattagatttattcttccatgctccacatccctatttcttcttagtccctgcaaatcagaacaaatatggtaaccacaaccggtatcaaggacccaagaaatagcatgagatgaatcattagattgaattgtgtatatacctgtgaaagatggcttgatctttccttccttgatagcttgcagatattctgggcagcttctcttccaatgtcctattttatggcagtggtggcactctacctcctttgggttaggacagggtttagcaggatcaactttggtcccactagaagaggcaccatcttgggacttaaccttgcgatggttcttagacgaagccttcctcttctttcctcttccttgcccaatgacCAAAAccggagcagcgggtggattgggagtgggtgcaacagacttgtccttgaggttgctttcagcaaccctaaggagaccttggagcttgcttagggtgacctcttctttgttcatgtggtaggtcatcctaaattgattgtaacacggaggcaaagagtgaagtaccatgtcgatcgccaagtcttccccaaagtcaacattcaacttgcgaagacgatcgacatacctttgcatcttttgcaggtgcacggtaagagattctccatgacccattttggcggaaatcatgttagtgaaaatctcgtaacgctcctgcctcgtgttctggtggtatctctccaacaagtcttggtgcatttcgtacggatacatgtcttcataggacttttggaattcggagttcatagtggctatcatgatgcaatgaaccttcgtcgcatcacgttcatgagtctcaaaagcagtcatttcagccggagtagcgatttctgggttaatcttctcgagcttctcatcgaggacatactccttgtcctcgtagcgagcaattgtgcgaatgtatcttatccattcgctaaagttcgtcccatcgaaagtcaccttttggcaaaggctcatcaacgtgaatgaactagcagcagcgttgttcgcgttcgacatctacaaatagaaagaacAAAGAtatattagaatttgaatccctaatcatcacccaataagaaaaattagggctaggatccaacaacaatatttacatattagaaaagggataccgtaatctaacatgtaaacaatttgaaggtaagtgaatgacgattcactaattctccaccatgaaaacataactttaagttctaaatgtattgagaattcctaggtttggatgagattcattgaaccttttcaatggcatgtttaaatctcgatatgcccctctcgtttgtgactgggataccgaggatcacaaagtgggtgtgaattatcatgcaaattcacatggtgccttcattgtaacaatcacctatttgatgtgccggtaaaccacacacgctccatcgaactatgataaacaatgaatcaccctttgccacctttacttagaaccaattagtgtaccggtaaaccatacacgctccactaacttcttagcaagggtgcaaagtgtaatttcatgggattgcatcaattcacttttcctaaagtatctaggattgggaaattttgaaaaacatgtagttactttgtatttcatattatacttttaatgaagagatgaggttgccctatcctacccgttcggctaccgaccctccaccgatcaagcaagcggtgggtgtcagtgtacacccattaagcgccattttataggccgcaaccttatacccaccttatagaccggcttcgtgaatgaggcctactaacgataagactagcattttaattatacatatatatatatatatatatatatatatatatatattaatcttgtaatattatattagtatagggttgaattttaaacttgtaaaattctagggtttgagatttaaattgtctaaattatactattaatcacaaaacataaatttcaaaacttgagggcaagttttaaaccttttcaaaacataggggatcaaataacaaataatctaaattaacatttaatcacataattatccatatttgatttatttaataatttcttgcaaaacagtttaccaatttaattaaaataattaatcaattatcacataaggaaataaatatttaattaattgataaatatcttcaattagatcaagaatatactcatatatatcataaaatcggatttatattgatctaatatgataaagacaagtatctcaaagataaacaacaagaaatcccgacatttgctctttctgacgcttggactcgccgagtaccccaatggactcgccgagtcaagcctactcgccgagtccactatgggactcgccgagtccatcagacagaaacacaaaattcgaatttaacaagcatcaaacaagcaaacaatgcatcaattcaatagaaaccaatctaggctctggtaccactgatgggttttagccatatgaacacttctatgtgcacatgcaaaccctaatgcttggatctaggtttctctaattaaaaatgcattcaatccaagacttctaatggctaatagactataataacaatatgaaatcagaattagaagtttaccttgaatcacttgcttgatcttcttgtccttggagctttagagtcacaactgtcactcctctaatggcttacaaacaccaactagcaagaggatgatttgagagagaggagaggggatcaaaatcGGCCAGGATTTActtctaaagcacaagtgccgatttcccttgacccctagggtatatttatacttgtaaggctcctagggtttcaccgttaaaccctaattggacaaGTTagaccctaagcaatccaataccctaattgataagccttggacgaaatctaagcctatccaaagccctagaaatcatccaccattatccataagggatttatagcccaaagtacaactatcatacaattgacagtttatacccctttattcaattaatctctttaagtcaccaaattaattcttaattaatttatgacttatattaatcaaataataatattattactctttatattattctcataatatattaataatatttattctctcataataaatcatcttgtcaagttgctatggtgaaggcaacccaaaaggaccatgcacaaccgggtcaaatacttgcctaatatagttgcagccttagacactattccaacaaaatgtTGGggcaaaacatgggtagatgtaacaggtgatgtgtgataaaaatgatgagaggcctcgatgttgatgttgttgattctgtcatctagcggagtatggatgacgaccacggactattctagacagtccagtgggacactagcaagctcgcaacatgtaggtgtttgtgaacgatgtgttcaccggtgtactcgatcccccacatggttgcctttaggacatttattgctaaggaatccacttagcagtagtgtccgtcctgatgatgatccttagcCTAGGTCcgttatgataggtgtttagggacgtaaagtgaggataacgggaacgggtaatcgggttatcgttgattgatgaaaataattaacttatttattgtgggttgaaaaccctatgtgctcaccagactcccaagcttgacccactcggttttatgtattacaggtagtggcgcttgagcatagatatgatgtttggatgagggattacggatataggcctatagatatgaaataatgtagtaaggcttatattgtactgtttatgcttttgatatgtatgaacatgacatcccaagtcttttaatgaaatacatttctatggaaatacttttgataaatctttatcatattttgttttgggacaaattccgcaacacttttatttaaaatgttactctgattttcaaacaaagcataaacaaaatcgggttttttggccgtgattttggggatgtcacaatacgtACCAAGACCCAAGTGCTATAAAATAATTGTTACTCAAGTTGCttgattttttttggatttcttgtAGGTCGAAATTAGAGTTGACGAACAACAGAAATGGTCGAATTCATCTGGGTTCTGGTGAATGTaagtaaaatatattttgatttttatgttatgagagtGTCAAATTTTGTGGTTTGAAATTTAATTGCCACAATTGTGTTATTTAGAAATTTGAATCGAACATTTCTATGGGATTccccattttttttttcatactttTGACGAATTGTTCAATAAGTTGAGCAATCAAATTATAAACGATAGACTCATACACAAGGTATCTCATATCCTTCGCTTTTGGTTGTTAAAATCACAAatctggttttttttttttgtttttttggatGTGTTAGATTTGAGACatttctctaaatattattaaaagagaacatTTGATTGTAAACTGAAGAAATCAGGATCATTGATTGCATTTCAATCATATATTTTCCACCTTTGGATtatttgatgacatcatctttgtcaACCCCTTTATTTTTGTCCATACATTTTATAAAACGTATATAACGCTTTAAATTAGAATTCTATTAATGACACTTAAATCtcacaaaaaataaaatgaattaaattaggaattttattaatgataattaaaatctcacaaaaaataaaatgaaaaaataccCCGCATCCCTCAATTCTTTACATAATATATCTAACCTAAGTTTTGCAGTGGAGAAGAAAATGGGGGAAAACatgttgttttgatttttacTTAACGGTTTAGATTTGTAGTCGAACGACTGGATTATAAATACATTAGAGAAATGTtagaaaacaactatctcaaatTTCAATTGACAACTTTTTAGTCATCTCATATATGTTTATTTCTTGATAACTATTATTTGTACTATTTATCGACATTTGTGCTAAAGTTGTGACAACATGAAAATGATTGTTACTCAAGTTGCttgattttttttggattttttgtagGTCGAAATTGGAGTTGACGAACAACAGAAATGGTCGAATTCATATGGGTTCTTGTGAATGTAAGTAAAATATATatttgatttttatgttatgagggtGTCAAATTTTGTGGTTTGAAAATTAATTGTCATAGTTGTGTTATTTAGAAATTTGAATCGGACCTTTCTAAGGGATTCCCCATTTTTTTCATACTTTTGACGAATTGTTCAATAAGTTGAGCAATCAAATTATAAATGATAAACTCATACACAATGTATATCATATCCTTTGCTTTTGGTTGTTAAAATcacaaatttgttttttttttttttttccgtttTTTTAGATGTGTTAGGATTTGAGACCTTGATTTGGATACTTGGAAATTTTGTTTGGTCTACCTGTCTACTACCTGTTGAATGAAACGTTTAAGGGAACAATATTCGGATAAACCTATGGTGCGGTTtaaattactttaaaaatatatttgtttaaatTACTTAAAAAATATACTTGTCGATTTTTATTATCCTTCATGGTTTAAATTTTTATGTTTCTCCTTAAAGTTTCACGTTTCATCCCTAATAtttctttgtttatgttttagttaTAATGTCTTCTTTGACCTTGATCACCTTGGTTAGTTTCTCATACTAAGTTTTCtttgaaaattatatttaattccaagtTATTACACTATCTAACAGCCCAATAATCTCTAATATTTGTATAAGATGGtgacaattattattttttattgtagCTTCTCTTCATATTGATTATCAGATGTGGTTTGAGTTATGAAATGCTGTGACTAAGGGGATTCCACATTGTGAGGCGTTGGAATTCATTACAGAAGAAGGCATGATTTATATACCTTATTGGGTATTGATGGAACATTTAATTCTTGCTCATGTAGATCGATAAATATTTTACAATATGTTCTTTTAACCTTAAATTATGaccttttttggaaaaaaattgtttttaatattgaactttgaaaaaaaaagttcataTATAACATCATACTCttgaaaaaaatgacatttttggattatttttagTTGATATGGAAAGTTACATTTTTTATATATTGAAGCTCACTTAAACGATTGttttctggaaaaaaaaattcattactAATATTAAAATTTGCAAAAAATTTCATTAATAGTATTGTAGTTTCAAAAAATGACTTTTCCGTATTCTTTTTGGCTAATCtagaaaaattttatttttttctacaTTAGAGCTCATTAATAAgatttttttgaaaactttttgttaatgaaaagtacattttcattttctttctcgtaatagaccatttatgtaagaaaaacatttcaaatatgaACCATTTGTGTACTTTTGTTCACAAGTGAACCATTTATGTAgtatataaatttaattgttaattagtaggtcattaataTGACAATTTTCTAGGAAAAATTTGTTTTTAGTAttgaaatttgcaaaaaaaagtagaatgataacaatatattactttattttgtatttatgacacacacacatatatatataaaagttatattataatataagtttttaaataagACATAAGGAGATTACCaccttataaaaataaaaataagatagcaACCAATTAATTGATTCTCTATTTCAATATTTCATTATTATCTTTAAAAGATTAATTATGTTCTAAAgttttgttatacgaaaattttgtcagatatataaaagtaatcatgttttaatttttcaaattataaaagtaatcatggtttatgtttttcatatatgaaaaccatattacGAAAAAGAGTAATAGCATCTACCCGTTTTAAAATAAACTTCAcatattattttagttttttaaaCAGGTATTTtgacaaaataattattttttaggaTTAATGTATACTTATCTATGAATAGGAGATGATACAAGAACAATATATTACATGTTCTTTAAAGTATAGCATGTTCCTGCTAAGAACATATGAAAATTTGCATTCATAAATAAGTCTCATTTTTTAACCAATTTGCTAATATTTATTACAACACACCCTCCCTCTAAACCTTAAGCCCCTAAATAGTCGTCTGAAACTGATCATCAAAAGAAACTATTTGGTACCATTGCATCACTAATAGTCAAAATAAACTATCTAGAGATTTGGTCCAAGGTTTCCTCTATGTCCGCATGAAGATGACATGTTACCATTCAAGCTGATAAGAAAACAATTTCTAATCAGATTATGTTTCGCGATGGCAATCTATAAAGCTTACGGAGAAACAATTCCAAATGTAGGTATTTATCTCCCATAATCGATTTCACGCATGGCCAACTTTATGTGGCATTGTCTTGAGGGATATCACAAGCCAATACAAAAGTATTAGTGAACTCTGACGAATAGTTCAATGACAATGAAGTTTATACATCAAATATGGTCAACAAAGAGGATATCATTGCTCTGTAGGTATTTATCTTTAAGAATCGTTTGGAGACAAGACCATTTTATTTGGATATGACTTTAGACAAATTCTTCTAGCAATACAAAGAGGCAATTGTTCGGATATTATGCATGCATCATCTTCATCCAAATTATGACGTGATGTACAATTTTAAGTTTAACCATAAACATGAGATTTATTTTGGTTGTCTAACTAATGATTTGGATGAGACAAAAGCATTTGATGAGTGGATTCTTAAAATTGGTGAAGGTAATACTGGCGGCCCTAATGATGGTGAAGCTAAAACTGAATTTCCAAAAGACGTTGTTGTTCGCTTTATAGGTGACCATATTCATTCAATTGTATCCACCATTTATACATCCTTTGAAAACCATCTTGATGATCAATCATATTTTCAAGATAAAGCTATTTTGGTCCCTACAAATGAAGAATTTGATGCTACCAATGACTACATTTTAGGATTGATGAAAGATGAAGGGAAAACATATATGAGTTCAAATTCTTTACGTGATACAGAGTTACCAGGTTTTTTTTTGAGGAATCAATCTACTCTTCAGTTGTGTTGAATGGTTTTAAGGCATCTAGAATTTACAACCATATACTTACACTAAAAATAGGTGTTCCAGTCATATTACTTTGTAATATCAACCAAACCAAAGGACTATGCAATGGTACTAGATTATAGATTGTTAGGCTTGGAAGAAACGTCATTGAAGCCTGAATCATATATGCTAGATTCTTTATCGAGACTACTTATATACCTTGCATGAATTTAACTCCGTCTAATAAAAAAATCTCATTCCGTTTTTAGCGGAGGAAATTCCCCATAATAgtttattttgttatatatagCCATTAACAAAAGTTAATGacaataattatcaaatgttggattatacttgcaTAAGCTCGTCTTCACTCATttcaattatatattttttatttcctGCGTCACAAGTGAAAAGGGATTGAAGGTACTTATATATTACTAGGAAGGTTttccaactaataaaacaaaaggtTATGTTtacaaagaggtccttcaacTATTATAGATATTCaagtgtttctttgttttttttcaaacatttaaatgTTAGCAATAATGCTAAGTCTatttatgttactttattttttatAGTGCTAACTTTTTTATACCTTTACATGTACATTTTTATATGTTCCTCCGCGTTTTATGCGAGTCATAATCTAGTTTAAGTAATTATAGGACAAGTCGTAGTATAAGATAAATAAAAGACATGTATTTTTTTATGAACTTACATCAACTTACTGTCGGTACTTTACTACTCTTCTAGTGATATTTGGATGACTAATGATCACCTGACTACTAGCTTCTTTAAAGAATCAAGCTTCTAATCTTTAATGTGACATCAATTAAAGCTCTCAGCTCCTTCCAAGCTCTCAAAATCGTCTTCCCACATTCTCACTTTCTTCAAAATTGTTTTAATGAAGGAGAAGGAAGAGGTTTAGG containing:
- the LOC111913364 gene encoding uncharacterized protein LOC111913364; this translates as MYNFKFNHKHEIYFGCLTNDLDETKAFDEWILKIGEGNTGGPNDGEAKTEFPKDVVVRFIGDHIHSIVSTIYTSFENHLDDQSYFQDKAILVPTNEEFDATNDYILGLMKDEGKTYMSSNSLRDTELPGFFLRNQSTLQLC